In the genome of Segatella copri, one region contains:
- a CDS encoding sodium:solute symporter: MNWNSTEFVWLDWTVLAIGVIGVIWAVWHAIVKDRKAQKGEDSSAYLFGKGEPWYVIGMAIFAANIGSEHLVGLAGTGAKSGVGMAHWEMQGWMILILGWLFVPFYQLLINKMGKIITMPDFLKFRYTQRTGSWLSIITLVAYILTKVSVTALTGGIFFEYLWGLNFWVGAIGLIILTTIFTVFGGMKGVMTLSTIQTPILVIGSFLVLFLGLSTLGGGSISAGWADMMDYCGKLNNGYGTTHMFHWEAGDSMYQEYPGFVVFIGATIIGFWYWCTDQHIVQRVLGQVPGESNVEVMKRARRGTIAAGFFKVLPCFMFLIPGMIAAALAQKGAIQMNETDAAFAIMVKTVLPAGIKGIVTIGFICALVASLAAFFNSCATLFTEDFYKPLKKGMSEAHYVLVGRIATVVVVILGFAWLPIMMKMDTLYNYLQGIQSLLAPAMVAVFAMGIFFKKITPKAGEYTMITGFLIGMLRLVTNVITDTGKATMDGAFWDYTAWFWQTNWLVFECWLLVFLIIFMVVVSCFTPAPSKEQVEAITFTSDFKKSIRESWGAFDIIGTLVVIGLCAAFYAYFW; this comes from the coding sequence ATGAATTGGAATTCAACAGAATTCGTATGGCTTGATTGGACAGTGCTCGCCATTGGTGTAATCGGTGTAATCTGGGCTGTCTGGCATGCGATCGTGAAAGACAGAAAGGCTCAGAAGGGCGAAGACTCTTCTGCTTACCTCTTCGGTAAGGGCGAGCCATGGTATGTAATCGGTATGGCTATCTTCGCAGCCAACATCGGTTCAGAGCACCTCGTGGGTCTTGCTGGTACTGGCGCCAAGAGCGGTGTAGGTATGGCTCACTGGGAGATGCAGGGTTGGATGATCCTCATCCTCGGTTGGTTGTTCGTACCATTCTATCAGTTGCTCATTAACAAGATGGGTAAGATCATCACCATGCCAGACTTCCTGAAGTTCCGCTACACTCAGCGCACAGGTTCATGGCTCTCTATCATCACACTCGTAGCTTACATCCTCACCAAGGTGAGCGTTACTGCTCTTACAGGTGGAATTTTCTTCGAGTATCTCTGGGGCTTGAACTTCTGGGTAGGTGCCATCGGTTTGATCATCCTCACCACCATCTTCACCGTATTCGGCGGTATGAAGGGTGTAATGACCTTGTCAACCATCCAGACACCTATCCTCGTCATCGGTTCATTCCTCGTGCTCTTCCTCGGTCTCTCTACCCTCGGTGGTGGCAGCATCTCTGCAGGTTGGGCTGATATGATGGACTACTGCGGCAAGTTGAACAACGGCTATGGTACAACCCACATGTTCCACTGGGAGGCAGGTGACTCTATGTATCAGGAGTATCCTGGTTTCGTAGTATTCATTGGTGCAACCATCATCGGTTTCTGGTACTGGTGTACTGACCAACACATCGTTCAGCGTGTACTCGGTCAGGTTCCTGGCGAGAGCAACGTAGAGGTAATGAAGCGTGCTCGCCGCGGTACTATTGCAGCCGGTTTCTTCAAGGTTCTCCCTTGCTTCATGTTCCTCATTCCAGGTATGATTGCAGCAGCCTTGGCTCAGAAGGGCGCAATTCAGATGAACGAGACTGACGCTGCCTTCGCCATCATGGTAAAGACCGTACTTCCTGCTGGTATCAAGGGAATCGTAACCATCGGTTTCATCTGCGCACTCGTTGCTTCATTGGCAGCATTCTTCAACAGCTGTGCTACCCTCTTCACCGAGGACTTCTACAAGCCATTGAAGAAAGGTATGTCTGAGGCTCACTACGTACTCGTAGGCCGTATAGCTACAGTGGTAGTTGTTATCCTCGGTTTCGCATGGTTGCCAATCATGATGAAGATGGATACATTATATAACTATCTCCAGGGAATCCAGTCACTTCTGGCTCCAGCCATGGTAGCCGTATTCGCAATGGGTATCTTCTTCAAGAAGATTACTCCAAAGGCAGGTGAATACACCATGATTACTGGTTTCCTCATCGGTATGCTCCGCCTCGTTACCAACGTCATCACAGATACAGGTAAGGCAACAATGGATGGTGCTTTCTGGGATTACACCGCATGGTTCTGGCAGACCAACTGGCTCGTATTCGAGTGCTGGTTGCTCGTCTTCCTCATTATCTTCATGGTAGTAGTGAGCTGCTTCACACCAGCTCCAAGCAAGGAGCAGGTAGAGGCAATCACCTTCACATCAGACTTCAAGAAGTCTATCCGTGAGAGCTGGGGTGCTTTCGATATCATTGGTACACTCGTAGTAATCGGTCTCTGCGCTGCATTCTACGCATACTTCTGGTAA
- a CDS encoding NUDIX hydrolase, whose protein sequence is MTQFYNEYSKVLVSVDCIIFGFNGSSLQVLIGKRKMDPGRGEWSLYGGFVGAKENLEDAANRVIYELTGMRNLYIRQVGAFGRIDRDPGERVISIAYCALINVVDYDDSLRIEHGLEWVSLNELPELYSDHRTMIHDAICQIRRRINHEPLSFKLLPDLFTLTQLQHVFEAVLGEDIDKRNFRKRVKEIDFIEKTELIDKVNSKRGAALYRFNKKAYEEDPSFNLK, encoded by the coding sequence ATGACACAGTTTTATAACGAATACTCCAAGGTTTTGGTATCCGTGGATTGTATCATCTTCGGATTCAACGGCAGTAGCCTTCAGGTACTGATAGGCAAACGAAAGATGGATCCAGGACGTGGCGAATGGTCACTCTATGGTGGCTTCGTTGGCGCAAAGGAAAACCTCGAAGATGCAGCCAACCGAGTTATCTACGAACTTACAGGAATGCGAAACCTCTATATCAGACAGGTGGGAGCATTTGGCCGCATTGACCGTGACCCGGGAGAACGAGTTATCTCAATCGCCTACTGTGCCCTCATCAATGTAGTAGACTACGATGATAGTCTCCGCATCGAACATGGATTGGAATGGGTAAGTCTGAACGAACTTCCAGAACTCTATTCCGACCACAGAACCATGATTCACGATGCCATCTGTCAGATTCGCCGTCGCATCAATCATGAACCGCTGAGTTTCAAACTCCTCCCCGACCTCTTCACGCTGACACAGCTTCAGCACGTGTTCGAGGCTGTACTTGGAGAAGATATTGATAAGCGCAACTTCCGCAAACGCGTGAAGGAAATCGACTTCATCGAGAAGACAGAACTGATTGACAAAGTCAATTCGAAACGAGGTGCCGCCCTCTATCGCTTCAACAAAAAGGCCTATGAGGAAGACCCATCGTTCAACTTGAAATAG
- a CDS encoding L-ribulose-5-phosphate 4-epimerase: MLEELKEKVFKANLDLVKHNLVLFTWGNVSGIDREKGLVVIKPSGVDYDTMKASDMVVVDLETGKVVEGDLNPSSDTPTHLVLYRAFPELGGVVHTHSTYATAWAQAGMDIPNIGTTHADYFHDCIPCTDAMTEDMMAEYEYNTGVVIVDRFKKDNINPVHTPGVLVKNHGPFTWGKDADQAVYHAVVAEQVAKMAFISFSVNPNTTMNPLLVEKHFNRKHGPNAYYGQKKK; the protein is encoded by the coding sequence ATGTTAGAAGAATTAAAAGAAAAAGTGTTCAAGGCAAATCTTGACCTCGTAAAGCACAACCTCGTGCTCTTTACATGGGGAAACGTGAGTGGCATCGACCGCGAAAAAGGTCTTGTTGTCATCAAGCCATCAGGCGTTGACTATGACACCATGAAGGCTAGCGACATGGTGGTAGTTGACTTGGAAACCGGCAAGGTGGTTGAAGGCGACTTGAATCCATCTTCAGATACTCCAACCCACCTGGTGCTCTACCGTGCATTCCCTGAGCTGGGCGGTGTGGTTCATACTCACTCTACTTATGCCACAGCATGGGCTCAGGCAGGTATGGACATCCCTAACATCGGTACAACTCATGCAGATTATTTCCACGATTGCATCCCTTGCACTGATGCAATGACAGAGGATATGATGGCTGAGTATGAATACAATACAGGTGTGGTAATCGTTGATCGCTTCAAGAAGGACAACATCAACCCGGTTCATACACCAGGCGTATTGGTCAAGAACCACGGTCCTTTCACATGGGGTAAGGATGCCGACCAGGCTGTTTACCACGCAGTGGTAGCTGAGCAGGTGGCTAAGATGGCGTTCATCTCTTTCAGCGTGAATCCAAACACCACCATGAACCCACTGCTCGTAGAGAAGCACTTCAACCGCAAGCACGGTCCTAACGCTTACTACGGACAGAAGAAGAAGTAA
- the araA gene encoding L-arabinose isomerase, giving the protein MIKAFENLEVWFVTGAQLLYGGETVKIVDGHSKDMVDGLNNSGIIPIKVVYKGTANSSAEVEAVMKAANNDAKCVGIITWMHTFSPAKMWIKGLQALEKPLLHFHTQYNAELPWDSIDMDFMNLNQSAHGDIEFGHICTRMRIPRKVVVGYWNSEEAQKQIATWARVAAGVADAHNVRCLMFGMNMNNVAVTDGDRVEFEQRMGYHVDYYPVSSLMEYFKKVTDAEADALVEEYKKEYTIKIDESGEEVYWEKVKNAAKAEIALRRVLKDENAVAFTTNFDDLGDADIDDPNFCGFDQIPGLASQRLMAEGYGFGAEGDWKTACLYRTLWVMNQGLEKGCSFLEDYTLNFAEDRTSSLQSHMLEVCPLIATDKPKLEVHFLGIGIRKQQTARLVFTSKTGKGVKATVVDLGNRFRLIASEVECIEPKAMPKLPVASALWVPQPTFEIGAGAWILAGGTHHSAFSYDITAEYWEDFCEILGIEFVNIDKNTTISSFKQQLRNNEIYYMLNKALR; this is encoded by the coding sequence ATGATTAAGGCATTTGAGAATTTAGAAGTATGGTTTGTAACTGGTGCACAGCTTCTTTACGGAGGCGAGACAGTTAAGATAGTAGATGGTCACTCTAAGGATATGGTAGATGGTCTGAACAACAGTGGCATCATCCCAATCAAGGTGGTTTACAAGGGCACAGCAAACTCTTCTGCAGAGGTAGAGGCTGTGATGAAGGCTGCCAACAACGACGCTAAGTGCGTGGGTATCATCACATGGATGCACACTTTCTCACCAGCTAAGATGTGGATCAAGGGCTTGCAGGCACTCGAGAAGCCTCTCCTCCACTTCCATACACAGTATAACGCAGAACTCCCTTGGGATTCTATCGACATGGACTTCATGAACCTCAACCAGTCTGCTCACGGCGACATCGAGTTCGGCCATATCTGCACTCGTATGCGCATCCCTAGAAAGGTAGTTGTAGGCTACTGGAATAGCGAAGAGGCTCAGAAGCAGATTGCTACTTGGGCTCGCGTAGCTGCCGGTGTAGCTGATGCTCACAACGTACGCTGCCTGATGTTCGGTATGAACATGAACAACGTAGCCGTAACAGATGGCGACCGCGTAGAGTTTGAGCAGCGCATGGGTTACCACGTAGATTACTACCCAGTATCTTCACTCATGGAGTACTTCAAGAAGGTAACTGATGCTGAGGCAGATGCACTCGTTGAGGAGTACAAGAAGGAATACACCATCAAGATCGATGAGTCTGGCGAGGAAGTATATTGGGAGAAGGTAAAGAACGCAGCTAAGGCTGAGATTGCTCTCCGTCGCGTATTGAAGGATGAGAACGCAGTAGCATTCACAACAAACTTCGATGACCTCGGTGATGCAGACATCGACGATCCAAACTTCTGCGGTTTCGACCAGATTCCTGGTTTGGCTTCACAGCGCCTGATGGCAGAGGGTTACGGTTTCGGTGCAGAGGGTGACTGGAAGACAGCTTGCCTCTATCGCACACTCTGGGTAATGAACCAGGGCTTGGAGAAGGGTTGCTCATTCCTCGAGGACTACACACTCAACTTCGCTGAGGACCGCACGTCTAGCCTCCAGAGCCACATGCTCGAGGTTTGCCCATTGATTGCAACAGACAAGCCAAAACTCGAGGTTCACTTCCTCGGCATCGGTATCCGCAAGCAGCAGACAGCTCGTCTCGTATTCACATCTAAGACCGGTAAGGGTGTAAAGGCAACAGTAGTTGACCTCGGCAACCGCTTCCGTCTCATCGCAAGTGAGGTAGAGTGCATCGAGCCAAAGGCAATGCCTAAGCTCCCTGTAGCTTCAGCTCTCTGGGTTCCACAGCCAACATTCGAGATTGGTGCAGGTGCTTGGATCCTCGCTGGTGGTACACACCACAGTGCATTCTCTTACGATATCACTGCTGAGTACTGGGAGGACTTCTGCGAGATTCTGGGTATTGAGTTCGTTAACATCGACAAGAACACAACTATCAGCAGCTTCAAGCAGCAGCTCCGCAACAACGAGATTTATTACATGCTCAACAAGGCATTGCGATAA
- a CDS encoding xylulokinase gives MSAKTIIESGKAILGIEFGSTRIKAVLIDTDNNPIAQGSFEWENQLVDGLWTYSIDTIWKGLQDCYADLRKNVKAEYDCEIKQLAAIGISAMMHGYMAFGKDENILVPFRTWRNTNTAQAAAELSELFHFNIPLRWSISHVYQAILNGEEHINKIDFLTTLAGYIHWQLTGKKVLGVGDASGMLPIDSNTNNYDAEMVAKFDKLIEPKNLGWKILDILPEVLNAGEDAGVLTEEGAKKLDPSGTLQAGTPLCPPEGDAGTGMVATNAVRQRTGNVSAGTSSFSMIVLEKALSKPYEVIDMVTTPDGSPVAMVHCNNCTSDLNAWVGLFKQYQELLGVPVDMNEVFGKLYNHALEGDADCGGLIAYNYISGEPVTGLAEGRPMFVRSANDHFNLANFMRANLYASVAVLKIGNDVLFKDEKVQVDRITGHGGLFKTKGVGQRILAAAINSPISVMETAGEGGAWGIALLAGYLVNNAEKLSLADYLDKKVFAGNTGVEIAPTAEDVAGFDKYIETYKAGLAIEQAAVANKK, from the coding sequence ATGAGCGCAAAAACTATTATAGAATCAGGTAAGGCCATTCTCGGTATCGAGTTTGGTTCTACCCGAATCAAGGCTGTCTTGATTGACACCGACAACAACCCTATCGCACAGGGTAGCTTTGAGTGGGAAAACCAGCTGGTTGATGGTTTGTGGACCTACAGCATCGACACCATTTGGAAAGGACTGCAGGATTGCTACGCCGACCTGCGCAAGAACGTGAAGGCTGAGTACGACTGCGAAATCAAGCAGTTGGCTGCCATCGGTATCTCTGCGATGATGCACGGTTACATGGCTTTCGGCAAGGATGAGAACATTCTCGTTCCTTTCCGCACCTGGCGTAACACCAACACAGCCCAGGCTGCAGCCGAGCTTTCAGAGCTCTTCCACTTCAACATCCCATTGCGTTGGAGCATCTCTCACGTTTATCAGGCTATCCTGAACGGTGAGGAGCACATCAACAAGATTGACTTCCTCACCACTCTCGCCGGTTACATCCACTGGCAGCTCACAGGCAAGAAGGTTTTGGGCGTAGGCGATGCATCTGGTATGCTCCCTATCGATTCCAACACCAACAACTACGATGCAGAGATGGTAGCTAAGTTCGATAAGCTCATCGAGCCTAAGAACTTGGGCTGGAAGATTCTCGACATTCTCCCTGAGGTATTGAACGCAGGCGAAGATGCTGGCGTATTGACCGAGGAAGGTGCCAAGAAACTCGACCCATCAGGCACACTCCAGGCTGGTACACCTCTCTGTCCTCCAGAGGGTGATGCAGGTACAGGTATGGTAGCTACCAACGCTGTTCGTCAGCGCACTGGTAACGTAAGTGCAGGTACTTCTTCTTTCTCTATGATTGTATTGGAGAAAGCCTTGAGCAAACCTTACGAAGTAATTGATATGGTGACAACTCCAGACGGTAGTCCTGTAGCCATGGTTCACTGCAACAACTGTACTTCCGACCTCAATGCATGGGTAGGTTTGTTCAAGCAATATCAGGAGTTGCTCGGTGTTCCAGTAGATATGAACGAGGTATTCGGCAAGCTCTACAACCACGCTCTTGAGGGCGATGCAGATTGCGGCGGCTTGATTGCTTACAACTATATTTCTGGTGAGCCTGTAACAGGTTTGGCTGAAGGTCGCCCTATGTTCGTTCGTTCAGCCAACGACCACTTCAACCTCGCCAACTTCATGCGTGCCAACCTCTACGCTTCAGTAGCTGTATTGAAGATTGGTAACGATGTATTGTTCAAGGACGAGAAGGTGCAGGTAGATCGCATCACAGGTCATGGCGGTTTGTTCAAGACCAAGGGTGTAGGTCAGCGCATCCTCGCTGCAGCCATCAACTCCCCTATCTCAGTGATGGAGACAGCAGGCGAAGGTGGTGCATGGGGTATCGCCCTGCTCGCAGGTTATCTCGTAAACAATGCTGAGAAACTGAGCCTGGCTGATTACCTCGACAAAAAGGTGTTCGCAGGCAATACTGGTGTAGAAATTGCACCTACAGCAGAAGACGTTGCAGGTTTCGATAAGTACATCGAAACTTATAAGGCAGGCTTGGCCATTGAACAGGCAGCCGTAGCAAACAAAAAATAA
- a CDS encoding alpha-N-arabinofuranosidase has protein sequence MNRLFATALLSATVAFSAQAQDVTGTIHANQGTQKINREIYGQFAEHLGSCIYGGLWVGPDSNIPNTQGYRNDVLQALKDLKVPVLRWPGGCFADEYHWMDGIGPREKRPKMQNNNWGGTIEDNSFGTHEFLNLCEMLGCEPYISGNVGSGTVEELAKWVEYMTSDGDTPMAKLRRQNGRDKAWKVKYLGVGNESWGCGGNMRPEYYSDLYRRYSVYCRNYDGNELYKIASGASDYDYNWTKVLMDRVGHRANGISLHYYTVTGWDGSKGSATKFSNDDYYWTMGKCLGIEDVIKKHEAIMDKADPKKQIGLLVDEWGTWWDEEPGTIKGHLYQQNCMRDAFVAALSLNVFHRHADRVKMANIAQVVNVLQSMILTDTKGTGHMVLTPTYHVFNMYKDFQGATYLPMDVKCDSIDVRGDQHAKDGRKIPLVSTSAAKKADGTVVVSLANVSLDKAQEVEFNLDGLKAPKAVAGQILTCKKVSDFNDFEHSEVVKPATFKDAKLKKNTLKVKIPAKSIVVLKIK, from the coding sequence ATGAACAGACTTTTCGCTACTGCTCTCTTATCTGCAACTGTAGCCTTCTCAGCACAGGCTCAGGATGTGACAGGCACAATCCATGCGAACCAAGGTACGCAGAAGATTAATCGAGAAATCTATGGTCAGTTTGCCGAACACCTCGGAAGCTGCATCTATGGTGGTCTCTGGGTGGGTCCGGATTCCAACATCCCTAATACCCAGGGTTATCGCAACGACGTGCTCCAAGCCCTCAAGGACCTCAAGGTTCCTGTATTAAGATGGCCAGGAGGATGCTTCGCTGATGAATATCACTGGATGGATGGTATCGGTCCGCGCGAGAAGCGCCCTAAGATGCAGAACAACAACTGGGGTGGCACCATCGAGGACAACTCCTTCGGTACTCATGAATTTCTGAATCTCTGCGAGATGCTGGGCTGCGAGCCTTACATCAGCGGTAACGTGGGTTCAGGCACAGTAGAGGAGTTGGCTAAATGGGTAGAGTATATGACCAGCGACGGCGATACTCCTATGGCTAAGCTCCGCCGACAGAATGGTCGCGATAAGGCCTGGAAGGTGAAATACCTCGGTGTGGGTAACGAGAGTTGGGGATGTGGTGGAAACATGCGTCCAGAGTACTATTCTGATCTCTATCGCCGCTACTCTGTATATTGCCGTAACTACGATGGCAACGAGCTTTACAAGATTGCATCGGGAGCCAGTGACTACGATTACAACTGGACCAAGGTATTGATGGACCGTGTAGGTCATCGTGCCAACGGAATCTCCTTACATTATTATACAGTAACCGGCTGGGACGGCAGCAAGGGTTCTGCCACCAAGTTCAGCAACGACGACTACTACTGGACCATGGGAAAATGCCTCGGCATTGAGGATGTCATCAAGAAGCATGAAGCCATCATGGATAAGGCAGACCCAAAGAAGCAGATTGGTCTGCTCGTAGACGAATGGGGAACCTGGTGGGATGAGGAACCAGGTACAATCAAGGGCCACCTTTATCAGCAAAACTGTATGCGCGATGCCTTCGTTGCCGCCCTCTCGCTGAATGTGTTCCATCGCCACGCCGACCGCGTGAAGATGGCCAACATCGCACAGGTGGTCAACGTGCTCCAATCTATGATTCTCACAGATACAAAGGGCACTGGTCACATGGTATTGACCCCAACCTACCACGTATTCAATATGTATAAGGATTTCCAGGGAGCCACTTATCTTCCTATGGACGTGAAGTGCGACTCGATTGATGTACGTGGCGACCAGCACGCAAAAGACGGCAGAAAGATTCCTCTGGTTTCAACTTCAGCAGCCAAGAAGGCAGATGGCACCGTGGTTGTATCACTCGCCAATGTAAGTCTCGACAAGGCACAGGAGGTAGAGTTCAACCTCGATGGTCTGAAGGCTCCAAAGGCAGTGGCAGGCCAGATTCTTACCTGCAAGAAGGTGAGCGATTTCAACGATTTCGAGCACTCTGAGGTAGTGAAGCCAGCTACCTTCAAGGATGCGAAATTGAAGAAAAACACCTTGAAAGTGAAAATTCCTGCAAAATCTATCGTAGTTTTGAAAATAAAGTAG